The Gemmatimonadota bacterium genome has a segment encoding these proteins:
- a CDS encoding 2-phosphosulfolactate phosphatase: protein MTLDVVFTPLGLVPGDVTGRTVLVVDVLRATTTMCAALHHGARAVVVAADIEDATRLAHTLDPSDVLLAGERNCLRIPGFQLGNSPGEMTAAQVRGKTLVMTTTNGTRALLATSGARDVILAAAVNLSAAGATAAAALESGTPVTILCAGRDHGFGMDDAYLAGRLVVAALRGRRTRKGLNDAALVAVDMVRRYGDGIERVFALSHAGRDLKALGLGDDVVAAAAVDSHPVVPRYRDRRIALAATAKGRA, encoded by the coding sequence ATGACGCTTGATGTTGTCTTCACGCCGCTCGGCCTCGTACCGGGCGACGTAACCGGCCGGACCGTCCTCGTGGTGGACGTGCTCCGGGCCACGACCACGATGTGCGCGGCGCTCCACCATGGGGCGCGTGCCGTGGTGGTCGCGGCCGACATCGAGGATGCCACTCGCCTCGCCCACACCCTCGACCCCAGTGATGTCCTCCTCGCCGGCGAACGCAATTGTCTCCGCATTCCCGGTTTCCAGCTCGGCAACTCTCCCGGGGAAATGACCGCTGCGCAGGTCCGCGGCAAGACCCTGGTGATGACCACGACCAATGGCACTCGAGCCCTGTTGGCCACCTCCGGCGCCCGCGACGTGATTCTCGCAGCGGCCGTGAATCTTTCGGCCGCGGGCGCGACGGCAGCAGCCGCGCTCGAATCCGGTACACCGGTCACGATTCTCTGCGCTGGTCGGGATCACGGATTCGGTATGGACGACGCCTATCTCGCGGGTCGACTGGTTGTCGCTGCGCTTCGCGGGCGCCGCACGCGCAAAGGGCTGAATGATGCGGCCCTCGTCGCCGTGGATATGGTGCGGCGATACGGTGATGGCATCGAGCGCGTCTTCGCACTCTCACATGCGGGTCGCGATCTCAAGGCGTTGGGTCTCGGCGACGATGTCGTGGCGGCCGCCGCTGTTGACTCCCATCCCGTGGTGCCACGTTACCGCGATCGCCGCATCGCCCTCGCCGCCACCGCGAAGGGGAGAGCATGA
- a CDS encoding YraN family protein, producing the protein MPTPRIPPADWTDPRHRLGWEAEVVAGRWLEARGWKVLAHRWRLGRHDLDLIARRGGIVAFVEVKVRRTDACGAGEEAIGFKKRRAIERAAWAWILRSGGPNENYRFDVIALSGPGPGAMALRHIEDAWRPGWR; encoded by the coding sequence ATGCCAACACCGCGTATCCCACCCGCCGACTGGACCGACCCCCGCCATCGACTCGGCTGGGAGGCGGAGGTTGTGGCTGGCCGGTGGCTCGAAGCGCGGGGGTGGAAAGTCCTGGCGCATCGTTGGCGGCTGGGTCGCCACGATCTCGACCTCATCGCGCGCCGCGGAGGGATCGTGGCCTTCGTCGAGGTCAAAGTGCGCCGCACGGACGCCTGTGGGGCAGGCGAAGAGGCGATCGGCTTCAAGAAGCGTCGCGCCATCGAGCGGGCGGCCTGGGCCTGGATCCTCCGGAGCGGTGGACCGAACGAGAACTACCGGTTCGATGTCATCGCGCTTTCTGGGCCCGGCCCAGGGGCAATGGCGCTGCGCCATATCGAAGACGCGTGGCGCCCCGGGTGGCGCTAG
- a CDS encoding CpsB/CapC family capsule biosynthesis tyrosine phosphatase: MIDLHGHLLPGVDDGSRSVQQSVRVLRSFASKGVTNVACTPHLLASRAGDGFPAAYDVAWAALTAEVPEGITLHRGAEIMLDRPIPAAVAERKVTINGTRYLLVEFSRMVPAEIVSRALSDVLATGLVPILAHPERYSSCSVETVRAWRDLGAVMQIDATTLTMPRSRGERARDLVREGLADILAGDNHGDERCVATALDWLSELDGADQALLLLDTNPRAILDDQAIYEVDPLKIRTSLWSKVRRMFDEE; encoded by the coding sequence ATGATCGATCTCCACGGGCACCTCCTGCCGGGTGTGGATGATGGATCCCGGAGTGTGCAGCAATCGGTGCGCGTGCTGCGCTCGTTTGCGTCGAAGGGAGTCACCAATGTTGCCTGTACCCCGCACCTGCTCGCGTCACGCGCGGGGGATGGCTTCCCGGCGGCCTACGATGTCGCGTGGGCGGCGTTGACGGCTGAGGTGCCGGAAGGGATCACGCTCCACCGTGGCGCGGAGATCATGCTCGATCGGCCGATCCCGGCTGCGGTCGCGGAGCGAAAGGTGACGATCAACGGCACCCGCTATCTCCTGGTTGAGTTTTCGCGAATGGTGCCAGCCGAAATTGTCTCGCGCGCGCTGAGCGATGTGCTGGCCACCGGGCTCGTTCCGATCCTGGCCCATCCGGAGCGCTATTCCTCCTGTTCGGTCGAGACTGTGCGTGCGTGGCGCGACCTCGGCGCGGTGATGCAGATCGACGCCACGACGCTGACCATGCCGCGGTCGCGCGGCGAGCGCGCTCGCGATCTGGTGCGCGAAGGCCTCGCTGACATCCTGGCGGGCGACAATCATGGCGACGAGCGATGCGTGGCCACCGCGCTCGACTGGTTGAGCGAACTTGATGGCGCCGATCAGGCGCTGCTGCTCCTCGATACCAACCCGCGGGCAATTCTCGACGATCAGGCCATTTACGAGGTGGACCCCTTGAAGATCCGGACATCGCTCTGGAGCAAGGTTCGCCGGATGTTCGACGAAGAATGA
- a CDS encoding DNA translocase FtsK translates to MTSENRRKLGAVLALVAGAFLALALLPVNITGPLGQTLGPALWRALGVGALGAPLLGLLLGFAGFDRLPRLDMKRAAILTIGTAFLIPYVLGILFRIEAPVDMVGDWTWAGKLTGYIPGFVARSALDSIGVAGGLLAGFVALTAVTLGTLAWHPLQRLERGAVAEVVPPAPVRAVTPIRRPEPVIDAEPVADLRETVQADLFSAKPKRDKPPRSKQLELEDGPAPARAGDEALPPLELLDLPRQGNGEADDAELHRLGELLLATLKTFKVEGTLAGITSGPTVSQFEVVPASGVKAGRIVALADDLAITMRAASLRVAPIPGRGAVGVEIANPHPRVVTLRELLQSEAWQNSTATLPVVLGRDVQGQPIVADLAKMPHLLVAGATGSGKSVAINTIITALIYRYSPRELRLLMVDPKMVELSMYNDLPHLRHKVVTDNNDAAAVLKWAVYEMNRRYELLHANGARQLADFNRKVREGKDLRNPPSARPTLSTIAKEAADTPPGDAWSDVYNEGELPMIVLLVDELADLMMTVQAEVETPLAMLAQKARAIGIHLILATQRPSVNVLTGLIKANFPSRIAFRVASKVDSRTILDQNGAEALLGNGDMLFLPPGRNEPQRVQGAYISTDETERVMAWYAAQREGVVRASAETEPDILEVVRAAAGEGDNASGDVAGDRDALFKQAAETCIQHQGGSTSLLQRRLGIGYGRAARIIDQLHDAGILGPPNGSKPRDIMIGLHQLDEYAE, encoded by the coding sequence ATGACAAGCGAGAACAGGCGGAAACTCGGCGCCGTCCTCGCGCTGGTTGCGGGCGCCTTCCTCGCGCTGGCGTTGCTGCCCGTGAATATCACGGGCCCGTTGGGGCAAACCCTCGGACCAGCGCTCTGGCGTGCCCTCGGCGTCGGTGCCCTCGGTGCGCCGTTGCTCGGGCTGCTGCTCGGATTCGCTGGCTTCGATCGCTTGCCCCGGCTCGACATGAAGCGCGCTGCCATCCTGACGATCGGCACGGCATTTCTGATCCCGTATGTGCTGGGCATCCTGTTCCGGATCGAGGCACCGGTCGACATGGTCGGCGACTGGACCTGGGCCGGCAAACTCACCGGCTATATCCCGGGGTTTGTGGCCCGCTCGGCGCTCGATTCCATCGGTGTGGCGGGCGGTCTGCTCGCCGGCTTCGTTGCGCTGACGGCGGTCACCCTCGGCACGCTGGCCTGGCATCCCTTGCAGCGACTGGAGCGAGGGGCGGTGGCCGAGGTCGTTCCGCCGGCACCCGTGCGGGCAGTGACACCGATCCGCCGACCCGAGCCGGTGATTGACGCCGAGCCGGTAGCCGACCTCCGTGAGACGGTGCAGGCCGACCTCTTCTCCGCGAAACCGAAGCGCGACAAGCCGCCCCGCAGCAAGCAACTCGAGCTTGAAGACGGGCCCGCACCTGCGCGGGCGGGCGATGAAGCCTTGCCTCCGCTCGAGCTGCTGGATTTGCCCCGCCAGGGAAATGGCGAGGCGGACGACGCCGAGCTGCATCGGCTGGGCGAATTGCTGCTCGCGACGCTCAAGACTTTCAAGGTCGAAGGCACGCTCGCCGGCATCACCTCCGGACCAACGGTTTCGCAGTTCGAAGTGGTGCCGGCGTCTGGCGTGAAGGCCGGCCGAATCGTGGCCCTCGCGGATGACCTCGCCATCACGATGCGCGCCGCCTCGCTGCGCGTGGCACCGATCCCCGGCCGCGGTGCGGTCGGCGTCGAGATCGCGAATCCGCACCCGCGGGTCGTGACCCTGCGCGAACTGCTCCAGAGCGAGGCCTGGCAAAACTCGACCGCGACCCTCCCGGTGGTACTCGGACGCGATGTGCAGGGGCAGCCGATTGTGGCCGACCTCGCCAAGATGCCGCACCTGCTGGTGGCGGGCGCGACGGGCTCGGGCAAGTCGGTCGCCATCAACACCATCATCACCGCGCTGATCTACCGTTACTCGCCGCGCGAACTGCGGTTGCTGATGGTCGATCCGAAGATGGTGGAACTGTCGATGTACAACGACCTGCCACACCTGCGTCACAAGGTCGTGACCGACAACAATGATGCGGCTGCGGTCCTCAAGTGGGCGGTCTACGAAATGAATCGCCGGTACGAACTGCTCCACGCCAACGGCGCCCGGCAACTTGCCGATTTCAATCGCAAGGTCCGCGAAGGAAAGGATCTCCGGAATCCGCCCAGCGCCCGGCCAACGTTGAGCACCATTGCCAAGGAGGCGGCCGACACTCCGCCTGGTGATGCCTGGAGTGACGTCTACAACGAGGGCGAGCTGCCGATGATCGTGCTGCTCGTCGATGAACTCGCGGACCTGATGATGACGGTGCAGGCCGAGGTCGAGACGCCGCTGGCAATGCTGGCGCAGAAGGCCCGCGCGATTGGCATCCACCTCATTCTCGCGACGCAGCGCCCAAGTGTGAACGTGCTCACCGGTCTGATCAAGGCAAACTTTCCGAGCCGGATTGCCTTCCGGGTGGCCAGCAAGGTCGACTCCCGGACGATTCTCGATCAGAACGGCGCCGAAGCACTGTTGGGGAACGGCGACATGCTGTTTCTCCCGCCCGGTCGCAATGAGCCGCAGCGAGTGCAGGGCGCCTATATCTCCACCGACGAGACCGAGCGAGTGATGGCGTGGTACGCGGCGCAACGAGAGGGTGTCGTGCGCGCCAGTGCCGAAACCGAGCCGGACATTCTCGAAGTCGTGCGAGCGGCCGCGGGCGAGGGCGACAATGCGAGCGGCGATGTCGCAGGCGATCGTGATGCCCTGTTCAAGCAGGCGGCCGAGACGTGTATCCAGCACCAGGGCGGCTCGACCTCGTTGCTGCAGCGTCGGCTTGGCATCGGATACGGTCGCGCGGCCAGGATCATCGACCAGCTCCACGATGCCGGCATCCTCGGACCCCCGAACGGTTCGAAGCCTCGCGATATCATGATCGGGCTCCATCAACTCGATGAGTACGCCGAATGA
- the alaS gene encoding alanine--tRNA ligase, with amino-acid sequence MNASHIRRSFLDFFAARGHTEVPSSSLEPKDDPTLLFTNAGMVQFKRTFLGQDPRPYLRATTCQKCVRAGGKHNDLEQVGQTRRHHTFFEMLGNFSFGDYFKRDAIAFAWEFVTSPKYLGLPPDRLRVTVHHTDDEARALWQEIAGLPASSIYGLGDKDNFWQMGDTGPCGPCSEIFVDVDWKPGDPARIYTQAEFEELGEAGRFLEIWNLVFMQFDRSVDGTLTPLPKPSVDTGAGLERITAVMQGEDDNFHTDAFRPLIADVERLVGAAYPGGPEGTGISYRVLADHARSVTFLLLDGVYPGNDGRGFVLRRILRRAVRHAWLLGRREPTLVHMVPTVVALMGDAYPALITEQARIAEVILKEEKGFFDTIDAGQERLDLIFASGAKTIPGDEAFRLFDTFGFPIDLTELIASEHGVTVDIAGFDAAMKEQRERSRAARGSGAAAKGAAAPVISLGDGRRSQFIGYDSQEAETEPLTSATDAAAGVMVLRESPFYATSGGQTADTGVVTGEGWTFHVDDVQKDAEVGQRLIGRLEGTFAPGRVHAMVDVTRRHDIERNHSATHLAHMELRRALGSHVRQQGSLVEPGRLRFDFSHHAPIEPAQLSDIEGAVNAMILENATTSIREMALPDALALGAMAFFADKYGDLVRVVQIGDSIELCGGTHVRSAGEIGLFRFASQGGVAAGVRRVEATTGRQAYAHVRELETRLARIAGQLRAQPDQLERKLDALLAEREKLELKLAEALKGGGGGSARQILAGNITLHVSNTVAEDRGQLGEIADAFRNETRSSAVLALVNPAVPSAVSFAVTDDLIAGGKDANALMKLVTAKFGGRGGGRPTFASGSLAVDSAEQTVVEQLPGLLQEWMAR; translated from the coding sequence ATGAACGCCTCCCATATTCGCCGATCGTTCCTCGACTTCTTCGCCGCCCGTGGCCATACCGAGGTCCCGTCGTCGTCGCTCGAGCCCAAGGACGACCCGACGCTCCTCTTCACCAACGCCGGCATGGTCCAGTTCAAGCGGACCTTTCTGGGCCAGGACCCTCGCCCGTACCTCCGCGCGACTACCTGCCAGAAGTGCGTTCGCGCCGGCGGCAAGCACAACGACCTCGAGCAGGTGGGCCAGACGCGACGGCATCACACCTTCTTCGAGATGCTCGGCAACTTCTCCTTCGGCGACTATTTCAAGCGCGATGCGATTGCGTTTGCGTGGGAGTTTGTGACCTCACCGAAGTATCTCGGGCTGCCACCAGACCGGCTCCGGGTCACCGTGCACCACACCGACGATGAGGCGCGCGCGCTCTGGCAGGAAATCGCAGGCCTGCCCGCGAGCTCGATCTATGGCCTGGGCGACAAGGACAACTTCTGGCAGATGGGAGACACGGGGCCGTGCGGGCCTTGCTCCGAAATCTTTGTTGACGTGGACTGGAAGCCCGGCGATCCGGCCCGGATTTACACCCAGGCAGAATTCGAAGAGCTCGGTGAGGCCGGTCGTTTTCTCGAGATCTGGAATCTCGTGTTCATGCAGTTCGACCGGAGCGTCGACGGCACCCTGACCCCGCTGCCCAAGCCGAGCGTCGATACCGGCGCCGGCCTCGAGCGGATCACGGCGGTGATGCAGGGCGAAGACGACAACTTCCATACTGACGCGTTCCGCCCGCTGATCGCCGATGTCGAACGGCTCGTTGGTGCGGCCTATCCGGGAGGCCCCGAGGGCACCGGGATTTCCTATCGGGTGCTTGCGGATCACGCGCGCTCGGTCACCTTCCTCTTGCTCGATGGTGTCTACCCCGGCAATGACGGTCGCGGCTTCGTGCTCCGCCGGATCCTTCGCCGCGCGGTCCGTCACGCGTGGTTGCTGGGCCGGCGCGAACCGACGCTGGTCCACATGGTGCCAACCGTCGTGGCGTTGATGGGCGATGCCTACCCCGCGCTGATCACCGAACAGGCGCGCATCGCCGAAGTGATCCTCAAGGAAGAGAAGGGCTTCTTCGATACCATCGACGCGGGACAGGAACGGCTCGACCTGATCTTCGCCAGCGGCGCCAAGACCATCCCCGGCGATGAGGCGTTCCGACTCTTCGACACCTTCGGATTCCCGATCGACCTCACCGAACTGATCGCATCCGAGCACGGCGTGACGGTCGACATCGCCGGCTTCGACGCCGCGATGAAGGAGCAGCGGGAACGGAGCCGGGCCGCACGCGGCAGCGGTGCGGCGGCGAAGGGGGCGGCTGCCCCGGTGATCTCGCTCGGGGATGGTCGCCGATCGCAGTTCATCGGGTACGACTCGCAGGAGGCAGAGACCGAACCGTTGACATCTGCGACCGACGCAGCCGCCGGCGTGATGGTGCTGCGAGAGAGCCCGTTCTATGCAACCTCGGGCGGGCAGACCGCCGACACCGGTGTCGTCACTGGCGAAGGGTGGACCTTCCACGTCGACGACGTGCAGAAGGACGCCGAGGTCGGGCAGCGGCTCATCGGTCGACTCGAAGGAACCTTCGCGCCCGGGCGAGTGCACGCGATGGTCGATGTCACCCGGCGTCACGACATCGAACGCAATCACTCGGCCACGCACCTCGCTCATATGGAGCTGCGGCGCGCGCTGGGCAGTCACGTCCGCCAGCAGGGCTCCCTCGTGGAGCCCGGGCGGCTGCGTTTCGACTTCTCGCATCACGCGCCGATCGAACCGGCACAGCTCAGCGACATCGAGGGTGCGGTCAATGCGATGATCCTCGAGAACGCCACGACCTCGATTCGCGAGATGGCGCTCCCCGATGCGCTCGCACTCGGCGCGATGGCGTTCTTTGCGGACAAGTACGGCGACCTGGTGCGCGTCGTTCAGATCGGCGACTCGATCGAACTCTGCGGCGGGACGCACGTACGGAGCGCCGGAGAAATCGGTCTCTTCCGCTTTGCCTCGCAAGGTGGCGTCGCTGCCGGTGTCCGGCGTGTCGAAGCCACGACGGGGCGCCAGGCCTACGCACACGTCCGCGAGCTGGAAACGCGACTTGCCCGGATCGCGGGTCAGCTGCGGGCGCAGCCTGATCAGCTGGAGCGCAAGCTCGACGCCCTCCTCGCTGAGCGCGAAAAGCTGGAGCTCAAGCTGGCGGAAGCGCTCAAGGGCGGTGGGGGCGGCAGTGCGCGCCAGATCCTCGCGGGCAACATCACGCTGCACGTGAGCAACACGGTTGCAGAAGATCGTGGGCAACTCGGTGAGATTGCCGATGCCTTCCGCAACGAGACCAGGTCGTCCGCAGTGCTCGCGCTGGTGAATCCGGCGGTGCCTTCGGCCGTCTCCTTTGCCGTGACCGACGATCTCATCGCAGGAGGCAAGGACGCCAACGCGCTCATGAAGCTGGTCACGGCGAAGTTCGGCGGCCGGGGCGGGGGACGTCCCACCTTCGCCAGTGGTTCGCTTGCCGTCGACAGTGCCGAGCAGACCGTCGTGGAGCAACTCCCGGGATTGTTGCAGGAGTGGATGGCGCGATGA
- a CDS encoding regulatory protein RecX, which translates to MIIDGLVPDPRRPGSTRVLVGGRPAWTVPADVVRTLGLVEGTVLSGDAVARLDAAAEEEGAVRSGMRSLERRAHGTTELSRKLERKGHSVAAVAAAITRLTALRLLDDLGFAREYVAARSRRGRGPDRLRHDLALLGIDREVIGQTVHELEQSVDDPLAQPLALARKRASQLRGLSPEARRRRLAAYLARRGFRGSEVRGVLESVLREG; encoded by the coding sequence GTGATCATTGACGGACTGGTCCCCGATCCGCGACGCCCGGGCAGCACCCGGGTGCTCGTCGGGGGCCGTCCGGCCTGGACCGTCCCGGCCGATGTGGTGCGTACACTCGGCCTCGTTGAGGGGACTGTCCTTTCCGGTGACGCGGTGGCCCGGCTCGATGCCGCGGCCGAAGAAGAGGGGGCCGTTCGCTCGGGGATGCGGTCGCTGGAGCGACGGGCCCACGGCACCACAGAATTGTCCCGCAAACTCGAACGAAAGGGCCACTCGGTCGCTGCTGTTGCCGCGGCGATCACCCGCCTGACTGCGCTGCGGCTCCTCGACGATCTTGGCTTTGCACGGGAGTACGTGGCGGCCCGAAGCCGGCGCGGGCGAGGGCCCGATCGGCTGCGCCACGATCTGGCGCTGCTCGGGATCGATCGTGAGGTGATTGGCCAGACTGTCCATGAGCTGGAGCAGAGCGTCGACGATCCACTGGCCCAGCCCCTGGCGCTCGCCCGGAAGCGTGCGTCCCAGCTGCGCGGGCTCTCACCCGAGGCACGCCGGCGCCGACTGGCCGCGTACCTCGCACGCCGCGGCTTCCGCGGCTCGGAGGTCCGTGGCGTCCTCGAGAGTGTACTCCGCGAGGGATAG
- the recA gene encoding recombinase RecA — translation MAVEETRLDQDKRKALNLAIAQIEKQLGKGAIMRMGSDKPRVRVAAISTGAINLDAATGIGGIPRGRITEIYGPESSGKTTLCLHLVANVQKAGGVAAYVDAEHALDTEYARKLGVDVDNLLVSQPDTGEQALEIVEILVRSGAVDLVVIDSVAALVPKAEIEGEMGDSHMGLQARLMSQALRKLAGAINRTNCAVVFINQLREKIGVMFGNPETTTGGKALKFYASLRLDIRRIGPVKEREAVIGSHVRVKVVKNKVAPPFKQAEFDVMFDEGISHTGLVVDIASEAGIIQKSGAWYSYGDQRIGQGRENAKLFLKDNHALLAEVEAKVKESLGILAAAGAGTPDEEDAE, via the coding sequence ATGGCCGTCGAAGAGACCCGTCTCGATCAGGACAAGCGGAAGGCATTGAATCTGGCCATCGCCCAGATCGAGAAGCAGCTCGGCAAGGGCGCCATTATGCGGATGGGCTCCGACAAGCCCCGGGTCCGGGTGGCTGCCATCTCCACCGGTGCCATCAATCTCGATGCGGCGACGGGCATTGGCGGGATTCCGCGCGGACGTATCACCGAGATCTACGGTCCCGAATCGTCGGGCAAGACCACGCTCTGTTTGCACCTGGTCGCCAACGTCCAGAAGGCCGGCGGAGTCGCGGCCTACGTCGACGCCGAGCACGCGCTCGACACCGAATACGCCCGCAAGCTCGGTGTCGACGTTGACAACCTCCTCGTTTCACAGCCCGATACCGGCGAACAGGCCCTCGAAATTGTCGAGATCCTGGTGCGTTCCGGGGCTGTCGACCTGGTGGTGATCGACTCGGTGGCGGCGCTGGTGCCGAAGGCCGAAATCGAAGGCGAAATGGGCGATTCGCACATGGGCCTGCAGGCGCGACTGATGAGTCAGGCGCTGCGCAAGCTGGCCGGTGCCATCAACCGGACGAATTGCGCCGTGGTCTTCATCAATCAGCTGCGCGAGAAGATCGGCGTGATGTTCGGCAACCCGGAGACCACCACCGGGGGCAAGGCGCTGAAGTTCTACGCTTCGCTGCGCCTCGACATCCGGCGGATCGGCCCGGTCAAGGAGCGCGAAGCCGTCATCGGTTCGCACGTACGGGTCAAGGTCGTCAAGAACAAGGTGGCCCCCCCGTTCAAGCAGGCCGAGTTCGATGTGATGTTCGACGAAGGGATCTCGCATACCGGGCTCGTGGTCGACATTGCCAGCGAAGCCGGTATCATCCAGAAGTCGGGCGCCTGGTATTCCTACGGCGATCAGCGAATCGGGCAGGGGCGGGAGAATGCCAAACTCTTCCTCAAGGACAACCACGCGCTGCTCGCGGAAGTCGAGGCCAAGGTCAAGGAGTCTCTTGGCATCCTGGCAGCTGCGGGCGCCGGCACTCCGGATGAGGAAGACGCGGAGTGA
- a CDS encoding SIS domain-containing protein has protein sequence MTDQERIASGLRALATVANAAAERSAELTPVVAAMRHCLASGGTLFFAGNGGSAADAQHIAAEYVVRYHAGQRRALRAIALTTDSSVLTAAGNDFGFDQLFARQLSALARPGDLLVVHSTSGNSANCIEAVTAARAIGVTTVGFLGQGGGALRTLVDHAVVVADDRVNHIQEIHLAIQHQIAAILTGEFGA, from the coding sequence ATGACCGACCAGGAACGCATCGCGAGCGGGCTCCGTGCCCTTGCAACCGTCGCCAATGCCGCAGCGGAGCGGAGCGCCGAGCTGACACCCGTCGTGGCCGCCATGCGACACTGCCTGGCTTCGGGTGGGACGCTCTTCTTCGCTGGCAACGGCGGCTCCGCCGCGGACGCGCAGCACATCGCGGCAGAATACGTCGTGCGCTACCACGCCGGACAGCGACGTGCGCTCCGCGCGATCGCCTTGACGACCGATTCGTCTGTTCTCACGGCGGCTGGGAATGACTTCGGCTTCGACCAGCTCTTTGCACGGCAGCTGTCGGCTCTCGCGCGACCGGGCGACTTGCTCGTGGTGCATAGTACCTCGGGCAACAGTGCCAATTGCATCGAGGCCGTGACCGCGGCGCGTGCCATCGGAGTCACAACCGTTGGTTTCCTCGGACAGGGCGGCGGCGCATTGCGCACGCTGGTCGATCACGCGGTGGTGGTTGCCGATGATCGGGTCAACCACATCCAGGAAATCCACCTTGCCATCCAGCATCAGATTGCCGCGATCCTGACTGGCGAGTTTGGCGCGTGA
- a CDS encoding AI-2E family transporter — translation MSDPVVSMRGASLPPLMRGLIAAACLVVILAGIKAVTPTLTPFLVALLLAQVLSPLMRFLMRHRVPRWLAVTLTLLIVFIGGAVVVGMVGASVAELSHRLPEYGTQLAALRDNLFARLQRAGIDTSGFSTIDALDPAAMLGPAASIAGTILSELGHSFFVMVITALLLIELAILFKALDEADHTNRTLLIRFGEMSADLQKYIGITAMVGLVGSVMYTVLLIAAGVPYIPTWVVLYFLLGFIPVIGGVIAIIPVVLITLLEHGVQRALTLLAVFAVLNFLLGDILKPRFMQRGFEISIVAVFFSLVFWNWLLGPIGMVLAVPVTITLRKLIQEFAPEVRRVMVD, via the coding sequence ATGAGTGATCCTGTCGTGTCAATGCGTGGAGCGTCACTGCCGCCGCTGATGCGCGGGCTGATCGCGGCGGCCTGTCTGGTCGTGATTCTCGCGGGGATCAAGGCCGTGACGCCGACGCTCACGCCCTTTCTGGTCGCGCTCCTGCTGGCGCAGGTACTCTCGCCGCTGATGCGTTTCCTGATGCGCCACCGCGTCCCGCGCTGGCTCGCGGTGACGCTCACCCTGCTCATTGTCTTCATCGGCGGTGCCGTGGTGGTCGGGATGGTCGGCGCATCGGTTGCCGAGCTGTCACACCGACTCCCCGAGTACGGCACCCAGCTCGCGGCCCTGCGGGACAATCTCTTTGCCCGGCTGCAGCGCGCGGGTATCGACACCAGCGGCTTCTCGACCATCGACGCGCTCGATCCGGCTGCCATGCTGGGGCCGGCGGCGTCGATTGCCGGGACGATCCTCTCCGAACTCGGCCATTCGTTCTTCGTCATGGTGATCACAGCGCTTCTGCTCATCGAGCTGGCGATCCTGTTCAAGGCCCTCGACGAAGCCGATCACACCAACCGCACGCTGCTGATCCGCTTCGGCGAGATGAGTGCGGATCTGCAGAAGTACATCGGGATCACCGCCATGGTCGGCCTGGTGGGATCGGTGATGTACACGGTGCTGCTGATCGCTGCAGGCGTGCCGTATATCCCGACCTGGGTCGTACTCTATTTCCTGCTCGGTTTCATTCCGGTCATCGGCGGAGTGATCGCGATCATCCCCGTGGTGCTGATCACCCTCCTCGAACATGGTGTCCAGCGCGCCCTGACGCTGCTGGCCGTCTTTGCGGTGCTGAACTTCCTGCTCGGCGATATCCTCAAACCGCGATTCATGCAGCGCGGCTTCGAGATCTCGATCGTTGCCGTCTTCTTCTCTCTGGTCTTCTGGAACTGGCTCCTCGGTCCGATCGGGATGGTGCTCGCCGTGCCGGTCACGATCACCCTCCGAAAGCTGATCCAGGAGTTTGCCCCCGAAGTCCGTCGGGTAATGGTCGACTAG